GCGGTGCCAGCACATTAATGTCCCCAAATTCTCCTTTCGTTGATTCATAGGGACTGTAAGGAGATATAAGTGGTGCTAAAATTGCTAGAATGAGAAATATCAGAAGTATAATGGCACCGAAGACCGCAAGTTTATTCTTTTTAAATCTTTTCCAAGCAGCATGATCCCGCCATCTTTTCTTTGTATTTTTCTGAACGATCTCTGTGTTTGTTTGCTGTACCTCAATACTGCCATTCAAGGACAATCCCCCCTTCCCCACTTTTTTAATACCTAATCCGTGGATCTGCCCATGCATACATGACATCTGCCAGTAAGTTACCGGCCATAACTAAAATGGATGTAAACAGATTTAGAGCCATAATAACGGGGTATTCCCTTGCAACAATAGATTGAATTCCTAAGCTGCCCATTCCAGGCCAGTTAAAAATATGTTCTGTGATATATGCCCCACCAAACAAAAAGGGAATGGATAGTCCGAATATGGTGATCACTGGAATTAAAGCGTTCCTTAATGCATGTTTGAGATATACTTTTGCTTTGCTTAACCCTTTGGAGTCTGCTGTTCGAATAAATTCCTGATTCAGGACTTCCAGCATACTGGAACGTGTAAAACGCATAACAACTGCCACTGTCGGTAATGCCAAGACAAGAGCTGGCATAATCACGTGCTTAAAATAATCCATAAAGAGGGCAAATCCAGTATAATTGGCCCCTATTGTAACCATCCCAGAAGTTGGAAGCCATCCTAGCTTTAAAGCAAAGATAAAAATCATACCTAAACCAAAAAAGAATGATGGAATAGAGATGCCTATGAAAGACATAACAGTCAATACATAATCAGGCAATTTATTTCGCTTAGTTGCGGAGTATACCCCTAAAGGAACTCCTAAAACAAACGCAATAATAAAGGCAGTCCCTGTCAACAGTAATGTAGCCGGAAGGCGTTCGAGTATTAACTGGCCAACTGGCTGACCAGTCTTAATCGTATATCCAAGGTTTCCTTGTAAAATTTGCGTAATCCAAGTGAAATACTGGGCTGGAAGGGAATCATTTAACCCAAGGTTTTCTTGAGCTCTTTCTATTTCCTCTGCTGATATTTTTGGATCAATCATGGTTTGCATTGGATTTCCCGGTGCTAACTGCATAATGGCAAAAGTCATAATGGAAATACCAAATAGAATGGGAATCGATTGAAGTAATCTTTTAATCAGGTATTTTTTCAAGAATCCCCTCCCTCGCTTTCCTGTTATTGGAAATAAGAATCAACTCGTCTTGGCGCTCAGATAAATACCTAATTCCATTCGAAGTAACAACAACATTTTCCTCTACAATAAAATGAATACCATTCTCCAAAAAAAGGGTAGGTTCAATGGTGAAAACCATACCTTCTTTTAATTCCCCATACGGTGCGTTTCCATATCGTTTCCATCTAGGACCTAAAAGAATGCCTCCATCATGTACATCTCTCCCAATTTGATGGCCTGTTGCATGAGTAATTTCCGGGTAGCCAAGAGACACATAATAATTTCTAGCTGCCCCGTCCACTTCGTACCCCTTTACACCAGGTTTCATCATAACAGCAGCCCTTGTTATGGCTTTATGAACAGCTGAAAAGGCAGCCTTGATTGGTTCTGGGGCTTCGGTTTCACCTTCTTTTAAAAAGTAAACGGTTCTGGCAATATCCGAAACATATCCATCCACTTCAACGCTAAAGTCGAAGATAACAAGATCGCCTTCATTGATGACAGCCTCACCCGGCCCTCTATGGGCGATATTTTCCTTTAAAACGATAGGCAAGGATAGCGAACGATCCACCCCATTCACAACACCTTCCCGTTCCATTTCTGCAATGAATAAAGTTCCCAATTCGCGTTCTGTCATTCCTGCCTTCATTTTTGTAAATACGCTCTTATAAATTCTTTCTGTTACCTTCACCGCTTTTTCAATTCTTTCAATCTCAGTCTTAGATTTAATACTTCTAATTAGGGTTAGAAATGGTTCTGAGGATACAAATTCCCCATGAAATACCCCTTTAAGAGTATTTTTTAACCAACGGTAACGCCCGGCGGTTAACCCATCAGCCAAATGCTCCTCAACCGAAATATTTAAAGCAATATTCCTTGGGTTTAACTTTCTTACTGTTTCAACTAATAGAGTGTCAAGACTTCCAGTATGCTTACATACTTCATCAAAAAGCTCCGACTCCTCTAAATCTTGAGCATCGATACTACTGCATAATGCCAGTTTTCTTCCTTCTTTTGTAAAGATGAATACACCTGGCCCCACTGTTCCTACCCCTGTAATAAGGGGGATGCAGGGATCACTGCCCTCTGATGTAAGAATGAGCCACATATCAATCTCTAATTCTCTTAAACTATCAACGGTCTGATTCAACTTTTCCTTTTGAATCTGATACATTCTCTCCGCCTCCCCTGCTTATGCAAAATGCCTCCAAAACATCCTTCATCAGTTGTACACCATATTCAAAGGATTCCAGTTCGATATGTTCATCCTTGTTATGCACCCTTTTGAGCACCTCTGTAAATAATGTCAGTGTAGGTGAAAGCCCGTATATTTGGCTGGCCATTTCTCCTATAAATCTTCCATCCGTTTTACCTAAGGCAGTAAAAGGTACCCACCTAATTTTGTAACCCAATCGTTCCGATAGAGTCTTAAACAGCAAAATAATTTCACCCTCAGGGTCGCTTTCATATCCTTGCTGAAAGGATAATAATTGGTAATGTACATCAGGTGGCGCAGTCCATTCTTTCATAAATAATTCAAACTGTTCTCTTGTTTGATTAGGCAGAGTTCTGAATTCTAGAAGAACTTCAGCCTTATAAGGAATCACATTCAACTGATCACCAATACGAATGAGTTCAGGCGTAAAGGTTGTTTCCTTCATATATTCGTAGAGTCTTTTCACCAATTGCCCTTGTTCATTTTCTACAATCATCATCTCTTCCATTTCGTTACGAAACCGTTGAAGAACCGGGTAATTACCTGCAGGAAAACTAATGTTCATTAAGTAGTCAAGTGCCTGTGAAAGCTTTCCTACGGCTTGGTTTTCCGGCGGGCATCCAGCATGCCCCCCGTCTCCTGCTGCTGTGATGGATACCCTTGCTGTTCCCTTTTCACCGGAGGCAAATAACATAAGGGTTTCTCCATTTTCACTTTGGACTGTAAAGCCACCGCCTTCACTTAAAACAATACTGTTATTAAAAACGTCTGGAAACTGTTTGGAAATGAACTCCATTCCTTCCTTGCTTCCATTTTCCTCATCCGCTGTAGCTATAAAGTAGACATCCCGGTTCAACGGGACATTCAATCTTTTTAGATGCAAGAAAGCCATCAGATGCATCACAGTAAGTTGCTTTGTATCAAGCGTTCCCCGCCCCCAAATTTTATTTTCATAGATGTCCCCTGAAAAAGGGGGAAACGTCCACTCTTCTTCCTTCGCTGCAACAACATCTAAGTGTGATAGAAGAATTACTGGTTTTAGATGTTTTTTCTTTCCGGCTAATTTAGAAATAATAGATGTCCTGCCTTTGTTACTGTAAACTATTTGGGAATCTATATTATTGTTGTCTAGGATTTCTTTTAGATAATTGGCTAATAAATATTCGGTAGCAAGCTCATTTGTGGTATTGATTTTGAGCATGTTCATAAAATAATCCAGTGCCTCATTTTTCAA
The window above is part of the Bacillus sp. SORGH_AS_0510 genome. Proteins encoded here:
- a CDS encoding ABC transporter permease is translated as MKKYLIKRLLQSIPILFGISIMTFAIMQLAPGNPMQTMIDPKISAEEIERAQENLGLNDSLPAQYFTWITQILQGNLGYTIKTGQPVGQLILERLPATLLLTGTAFIIAFVLGVPLGVYSATKRNKLPDYVLTVMSFIGISIPSFFFGLGMIFIFALKLGWLPTSGMVTIGANYTGFALFMDYFKHVIMPALVLALPTVAVVMRFTRSSMLEVLNQEFIRTADSKGLSKAKVYLKHALRNALIPVITIFGLSIPFLFGGAYITEHIFNWPGMGSLGIQSIVAREYPVIMALNLFTSILVMAGNLLADVMYAWADPRIRY
- a CDS encoding Xaa-Pro peptidase family protein; this encodes MYQIQKEKLNQTVDSLRELEIDMWLILTSEGSDPCIPLITGVGTVGPGVFIFTKEGRKLALCSSIDAQDLEESELFDEVCKHTGSLDTLLVETVRKLNPRNIALNISVEEHLADGLTAGRYRWLKNTLKGVFHGEFVSSEPFLTLIRSIKSKTEIERIEKAVKVTERIYKSVFTKMKAGMTERELGTLFIAEMEREGVVNGVDRSLSLPIVLKENIAHRGPGEAVINEGDLVIFDFSVEVDGYVSDIARTVYFLKEGETEAPEPIKAAFSAVHKAITRAAVMMKPGVKGYEVDGAARNYYVSLGYPEITHATGHQIGRDVHDGGILLGPRWKRYGNAPYGELKEGMVFTIEPTLFLENGIHFIVEENVVVTSNGIRYLSERQDELILISNNRKAREGILEKIPD
- a CDS encoding M20/M25/M40 family metallo-hydrolase — its product is MSLKNEALDYFMNMLKINTTNELATEYLLANYLKEILDNNNIDSQIVYSNKGRTSIISKLAGKKKHLKPVILLSHLDVVAAKEEEWTFPPFSGDIYENKIWGRGTLDTKQLTVMHLMAFLHLKRLNVPLNRDVYFIATADEENGSKEGMEFISKQFPDVFNNSIVLSEGGGFTVQSENGETLMLFASGEKGTARVSITAAGDGGHAGCPPENQAVGKLSQALDYLMNISFPAGNYPVLQRFRNEMEEMMIVENEQGQLVKRLYEYMKETTFTPELIRIGDQLNVIPYKAEVLLEFRTLPNQTREQFELFMKEWTAPPDVHYQLLSFQQGYESDPEGEIILLFKTLSERLGYKIRWVPFTALGKTDGRFIGEMASQIYGLSPTLTLFTEVLKRVHNKDEHIELESFEYGVQLMKDVLEAFCISRGGGENVSDSKGKVESDR